From one Halococcus agarilyticus genomic stretch:
- a CDS encoding radical SAM protein: MISKGCEQCAKGGKMVLFVYGYCDQRDCFYCPLGENRKNVTDVYANERQVTEDSDVIEEAHRMDALGTSITGGEPQEALDRTCRYLSLLKDEFGEDHHTHLYTGITGGRENMRRLAEAGLDEIRFHPPYELWGDMHGTEWEDILYVAREEGLTPAFEIPGIRAETEFLDFLDEGAADFCNINEFEMSDGNAERMQEAGFELREGHMSAVEGSHDVLDAMGDHEKVYYCTSVFKDAAQHRNRLKRMARIVGREFDDVTDDGTLVYGKIWEPVARLAELGVPEEFYTEKTDHVELAWWLAEEMIDEGDIGKGEIIEQYPTADGTVVERTPLA, translated from the coding sequence ATGATCTCGAAGGGCTGTGAACAGTGCGCCAAGGGCGGCAAGATGGTGCTGTTCGTCTACGGCTACTGCGACCAGCGTGACTGCTTTTACTGTCCGCTCGGCGAGAACAGGAAGAACGTCACCGACGTCTACGCCAACGAGCGCCAGGTCACCGAGGACAGCGACGTGATCGAGGAGGCCCACCGGATGGACGCCCTCGGAACCTCGATCACCGGCGGCGAGCCACAGGAGGCCCTCGATCGGACCTGTCGCTATCTCTCGCTGCTGAAAGACGAGTTCGGCGAGGACCATCACACCCACCTCTACACCGGGATCACGGGCGGGCGCGAGAACATGCGCCGGCTTGCGGAAGCGGGCCTCGACGAGATCCGCTTTCACCCACCCTACGAGCTGTGGGGCGACATGCACGGCACGGAGTGGGAAGACATCCTCTACGTCGCCCGCGAAGAGGGACTGACGCCGGCGTTCGAGATCCCCGGCATCCGGGCAGAGACGGAGTTCCTCGACTTCCTCGACGAGGGCGCGGCGGACTTCTGTAACATCAACGAGTTCGAGATGTCCGACGGCAACGCCGAGCGGATGCAGGAGGCGGGCTTCGAGCTTCGGGAGGGCCACATGAGCGCGGTCGAGGGGAGCCACGACGTGCTCGACGCAATGGGCGATCACGAGAAGGTCTACTACTGCACCAGCGTGTTCAAGGACGCCGCCCAGCACCGCAACCGACTGAAGCGGATGGCGCGGATCGTGGGCCGCGAGTTCGACGACGTGACCGACGACGGCACGCTCGTCTACGGCAAGATCTGGGAACCCGTCGCACGTCTCGCCGAACTCGGGGTTCCCGAGGAGTTCTACACCGAGAAAACCGATCACGTCGAACTCGCGTGGTGGCTCGCCGAGGAGATGATCGACGAGGGCGACATCGGGAAGGGCGAGATCATCGAGCAGTACCCGACCGCCGACGGCACCGTGGTCGAGCGGACGCCGCTCGCCTAA
- a CDS encoding DUF373 family protein, with protein sequence MLLVLCVDLDDDLGRKAGVETPVVGREAVERAAVALATADPEDSDSNVLFEGLHIHDDITDERIEVAAVAGVESGGVAANRRVGEEVDTILAGLATGEDVRALVVTDGAQDESVLPVIRSRLPVDGVRRVVVRQAQNLESIYYTMKQVLDDPETRGTILVPLGILLLIYPLVELAGRLGVPGTAVIGVISALLGLYVLFRGLGLERAVDESVARARSGLYAGRVMLITSVVALALFVIGGVSGIRTLDAAQAGAGALTPVDTAAAFVVGAVPWVAAAGVTSSVGRITDTYLAERFRWRYLNAPFYVLAIAAVLHGVGAYLLGDVGLSYMAVALTVGTLLGLVSTLAFAIAESRSPSVPEPA encoded by the coding sequence ATGCTGCTCGTGCTGTGTGTCGACCTCGACGACGATCTCGGCCGGAAGGCCGGCGTCGAGACGCCCGTCGTCGGCCGCGAGGCGGTCGAGCGCGCGGCGGTCGCGCTCGCCACCGCGGACCCGGAGGATTCGGACTCCAACGTCCTGTTCGAGGGCCTCCACATCCACGACGACATCACCGACGAGCGGATCGAGGTCGCGGCGGTCGCGGGCGTCGAGAGCGGCGGCGTCGCCGCCAACCGCCGCGTCGGCGAGGAGGTCGACACGATCCTCGCGGGGCTCGCCACCGGCGAGGACGTCCGCGCGCTGGTGGTCACCGACGGCGCGCAGGACGAGTCGGTGCTGCCGGTGATCCGGTCGCGGCTGCCGGTCGACGGGGTGCGCCGGGTGGTCGTTCGCCAGGCACAGAACCTCGAATCGATCTACTACACGATGAAGCAGGTTCTCGACGATCCCGAGACCCGCGGGACGATCCTCGTGCCCCTCGGCATCCTCCTGCTGATCTACCCGCTCGTGGAGCTCGCCGGCCGGCTCGGGGTCCCCGGCACGGCGGTGATCGGCGTCATCTCGGCGCTGCTCGGACTGTACGTCCTCTTTCGTGGCCTCGGACTCGAACGCGCGGTCGACGAGTCGGTCGCGCGCGCACGGAGTGGGCTGTACGCCGGTCGGGTCATGCTCATCACGTCGGTGGTGGCGCTCGCGCTGTTCGTCATCGGTGGCGTCAGCGGCATCAGAACGCTCGACGCCGCTCAAGCGGGAGCGGGAGCGCTGACGCCGGTCGACACCGCCGCGGCGTTCGTCGTCGGCGCGGTGCCGTGGGTCGCCGCGGCGGGGGTCACCAGCAGCGTCGGCCGGATCACCGACACGTATCTCGCCGAACGGTTCCGGTGGCGCTATCTCAACGCCCCCTTCTACGTGCTCGCGATCGCGGCCGTCCTCCACGGCGTTGGAGCCTACCTGCTCGGCGATGTCGGCCTCTCGTACATGGCGGTCGCACTCACTGTCGGGACGCTGCTCGGGCTCGTGAGCACGCTTGCGTTCGCCATCGCCGAGTCGCGTTCGCCGAGCGTGCCCGAGCCCGCTTGA
- a CDS encoding polyprenyl synthetase family protein, which yields MEYLERRRTMVEERLEAVCAASEPDELAAQLEHVALSGGKRVRPTVAVLACEAAGEPASAAVDFAVGIELVHNASLVVDDVIDDSDVRRGTASAWAAFGHGPALIASDGLLGEAFALFAADERAMEVVSEAMVELGEGEATELVARPTTQGEYMELARRKTGALFRAAAQLGAVAADADAATVEAFGAYAEGVGVAFQIRDDVLDATADADDLGKPTGQDSAMDRPSLVEVTDLTAEEANDLARRTADDALAALDSVPIDDEQAEEYLRDLAEFVVVRER from the coding sequence ATGGAGTACCTCGAACGCCGGCGGACGATGGTCGAGGAGCGCCTCGAAGCCGTCTGCGCGGCGTCCGAGCCCGACGAGCTCGCTGCCCAGCTCGAACACGTCGCGCTCTCGGGGGGCAAGCGCGTCCGGCCCACAGTTGCGGTACTGGCCTGTGAGGCCGCCGGCGAGCCGGCGAGCGCGGCGGTCGATTTCGCGGTCGGGATCGAACTCGTCCACAACGCCTCGCTCGTGGTCGACGACGTCATCGACGACTCCGATGTCCGTCGCGGGACCGCGAGCGCGTGGGCGGCGTTCGGTCACGGCCCGGCGCTGATCGCCTCGGATGGACTGCTCGGCGAGGCGTTCGCGCTGTTTGCGGCCGACGAGCGCGCGATGGAGGTCGTGAGCGAGGCGATGGTCGAACTCGGCGAGGGCGAGGCGACCGAACTCGTCGCGCGGCCCACCACCCAGGGGGAGTACATGGAACTCGCCCGTCGGAAGACGGGGGCGCTGTTTCGTGCGGCGGCCCAGTTGGGCGCGGTCGCGGCCGACGCCGACGCAGCCACGGTGGAGGCGTTCGGAGCGTACGCCGAGGGCGTCGGGGTCGCCTTCCAGATCCGCGACGACGTGCTCGACGCGACCGCCGACGCCGACGACCTCGGGAAGCCGACGGGCCAGGACAGCGCGATGGATCGGCCCTCGCTCGTCGAGGTCACCGATCTCACGGCCGAGGAGGCGAACGACCTCGCGCGCCGGACCGCCGACGACGCGCTCGCGGCGCTCGATTCGGTCCCGATCGACGACGAGCAGGCCGAGGAGTACCTCCGCGATCTGGCGGAGTTCGTGGTCGTCCGGGAGCGGTGA
- a CDS encoding DUF433 domain-containing protein, with protein sequence MAQQTARIVTDEAVMGGEPRIEGHRISVRQVADWVEKGDLSAKTVADRYALDIADVYRALTYYHEHPDEMTAVRRRRREQIRAARKRGMKTLGELREEAAEADDE encoded by the coding sequence ATGGCACAGCAGACCGCCCGTATCGTGACGGACGAGGCCGTGATGGGCGGGGAGCCGCGCATCGAGGGCCACCGCATCAGCGTCCGTCAGGTCGCCGATTGGGTCGAGAAGGGCGACCTGTCGGCGAAAACCGTCGCCGACCGCTACGCCCTCGACATCGCGGATGTCTACCGCGCGCTGACGTACTACCACGAACACCCTGACGAGATGACCGCGGTGCGCCGCCGCCGTCGGGAGCAGATACGCGCCGCACGGAAGCGCGGGATGAAGACGCTCGGCGAACTCCGCGAGGAGGCAGCCGAGGCCGACGACGAGTGA
- a CDS encoding DUF5615 family PIN-like protein, whose protein sequence is MAYRVLCDENVDPQTVQYLGRDGHEAAHVGTALPLSVGDDEIAAHARENGYVVLTNDTDFLGPSVYPDVTVLLYTDHRASAHELAAMVSELTTYYPSQDDLPRENYPSGKTD, encoded by the coding sequence ATGGCCTACCGGGTCCTCTGTGACGAGAACGTCGACCCACAGACAGTCCAGTATCTGGGACGCGATGGCCACGAGGCGGCACACGTCGGTACAGCGCTCCCGCTGAGCGTGGGCGACGACGAAATCGCGGCACACGCCCGGGAAAACGGGTACGTGGTCCTCACCAACGATACCGACTTCCTCGGCCCGTCGGTGTATCCGGACGTGACGGTGCTGCTGTACACGGACCACCGGGCGTCGGCGCACGAACTCGCAGCGATGGTCTCGGAGCTCACAACGTACTATCCCTCGCAGGACGACTTGCCGCGCGAGAACTACCCCTCGGGGAAGACGGACTGA
- a CDS encoding electron transfer flavoprotein subunit alpha/FixB family protein: protein MSVLAIAEHRRGELRDVSFELATAGRELADATDGDLHLAVIGGEVGEFADRLDREGVDVVHTVDEGEEFNHDVYTQAVAALYDEVEPDVLLMPNSVNGLDYAPAVANRLSLPLVTDAIDIESDGVLSVTREKYGSKVETVVEVDADRAAVTVRPGEWPPAEGTNGADVREFDAEIDESAVRSTVTGFQEVGGGDVDITEAEVLVSVGRGIEEEENIALVEALADTLDATLSSSRPIVDNGWLPKNRQVGQSGKQVTPEVYIAIGISGAVQHVAGMKGAETIVAINTDPNAPIYDLADYGIVDDLFDVVPALIEAFGGEPPEV from the coding sequence ATGAGCGTGCTCGCCATCGCCGAACACCGCCGCGGCGAGCTGCGTGACGTGAGCTTCGAACTCGCCACCGCGGGTCGCGAACTCGCCGACGCCACCGATGGCGACCTCCACCTCGCCGTGATCGGCGGCGAAGTAGGGGAATTCGCCGATCGGCTCGACCGCGAGGGCGTCGACGTCGTCCACACGGTCGACGAAGGCGAGGAGTTCAACCACGATGTCTACACCCAGGCGGTCGCCGCGCTCTACGACGAGGTCGAACCGGATGTCCTGCTCATGCCGAACTCGGTCAACGGGCTGGATTACGCGCCCGCGGTCGCCAACCGACTCTCGCTCCCGCTCGTGACCGACGCGATCGACATCGAGAGCGACGGCGTCCTGTCGGTGACTCGCGAGAAGTACGGCTCGAAGGTCGAAACGGTAGTCGAAGTCGACGCCGACCGCGCCGCCGTGACGGTCCGGCCCGGCGAGTGGCCGCCCGCCGAGGGCACCAACGGGGCCGACGTTCGGGAGTTCGACGCCGAGATCGACGAGTCGGCGGTGCGTTCGACGGTGACGGGCTTTCAGGAGGTCGGCGGCGGGGACGTCGACATCACCGAGGCCGAGGTGCTGGTCTCGGTCGGCCGGGGGATCGAGGAGGAGGAGAACATCGCGCTGGTCGAGGCGCTCGCGGACACGCTCGACGCGACGCTGTCCTCGTCGCGCCCGATCGTCGACAACGGGTGGCTCCCGAAGAACCGTCAGGTCGGTCAGTCGGGGAAGCAGGTCACGCCCGAGGTCTACATCGCGATCGGAATCTCCGGCGCTGTCCAGCACGTCGCCGGGATGAAGGGCGCGGAGACGATCGTCGCGATCAACACCGACCCGAACGCGCCGATCTACGACCTCGCGGACTACGGGATCGTCGACGACCTCTTCGACGTGGTGCCCGCGCTGATCGAGGCGTTCGGCGGCGAGCCGCCCGAAGTCTGA
- a CDS encoding electron transfer flavoprotein subunit beta/FixA family protein, translating into MKILIAVTEVAEVEDDFEIDGLAVAEQYLDYDLNEWDDYAIEAGVQLQEAGEDVEVVSVTIGPERSEETIRMGLAKGVDRAIRVWDDALEGEGQLGVETKADILAAVAEDEDPDLVLAGVQSNDDAFGATGVSLADEIGFEWAAVVNDLDLEPGGDVASVHRELEGGVEELTDVELPAVLTIQTGINEPRYASLRGIRQAQSKEIAPEDLADIGLDASVTESPITLTQLYEPETESDATVFEGSPDEEADQLADLLRDKGVVEG; encoded by the coding sequence ATGAAGATCCTCATCGCGGTAACCGAGGTGGCCGAGGTCGAGGACGACTTCGAGATTGATGGGTTGGCAGTCGCCGAGCAATACCTCGACTACGACCTCAACGAGTGGGACGACTACGCCATCGAGGCGGGCGTCCAGCTCCAGGAGGCGGGTGAGGACGTCGAGGTCGTCTCGGTCACGATCGGCCCCGAGCGGAGCGAGGAGACCATCCGGATGGGGCTCGCGAAGGGCGTCGACCGCGCGATCCGGGTCTGGGACGACGCGCTCGAAGGGGAAGGACAGCTCGGCGTCGAGACCAAGGCCGATATCCTCGCGGCGGTCGCCGAGGACGAAGACCCCGACCTCGTGCTCGCGGGCGTCCAGTCGAACGACGACGCCTTCGGGGCCACCGGCGTCTCGCTCGCCGACGAGATCGGCTTCGAGTGGGCCGCGGTCGTCAACGATCTCGATCTCGAACCCGGTGGCGACGTCGCCTCGGTTCACCGCGAACTCGAAGGCGGCGTCGAGGAGCTGACCGACGTCGAACTCCCCGCGGTGCTCACCATTCAGACCGGGATCAACGAGCCCCGCTACGCCAGCCTGCGGGGAATCCGTCAGGCCCAATCGAAGGAGATCGCGCCCGAGGACCTCGCGGACATCGGCCTCGACGCATCGGTGACCGAGAGTCCGATCACGCTCACCCAGCTCTACGAGCCCGAAACCGAGAGCGACGCGACGGTGTTCGAGGGCAGTCCCGACGAGGAGGCCGACCAGTTGGCTGATCTCCTCCGCGACAAGGGGGTGGTCGAGGGATGA
- a CDS encoding helix-turn-helix transcriptional regulator, protein MRLRAVLCALLVVAAVGPAVALGQPGTDAGEAANSTEATTTITIQPRPDGDARFRIVTEFTLRDRNDTAAFRALAREFEEGRAGVEVATFEQAAAAATNATGRPMNVTATGRNATIVGENGSDNGTGRLVVGFTWTAFARQSGDRLVVGDAFNTTRGTWLPHLTDGQTLLVETPRGYTIDTSPIGYTNRTLRWNGPESFEPGEPRVIYERSGPPIRSPSANGTDDGSGNDGNGGSDGNADGPGPLASVPPLVFGAGAVVLGAGIVIVGMYTWTRREPDDDGRSADGSTPRAPDTADADPEATPATAGAGSTVEPETTASEPPDDELLSDEERVERLLEHNDGRMKQASIVDETGWSNAKVSQLLSAMDDTGRIEKLRIGRENLISLPDRDDERV, encoded by the coding sequence ATGCGCCTTCGGGCGGTGCTGTGCGCGCTCCTCGTCGTCGCCGCCGTCGGGCCGGCGGTCGCGCTCGGCCAGCCCGGGACGGACGCGGGCGAGGCGGCGAACAGCACCGAGGCTACCACGACGATCACCATCCAGCCGCGCCCGGACGGCGACGCACGGTTCCGGATCGTGACCGAGTTCACTCTCCGCGACAGGAACGACACCGCGGCGTTCAGAGCGCTCGCACGGGAGTTCGAGGAGGGACGGGCCGGCGTCGAAGTGGCGACGTTCGAGCAGGCGGCGGCCGCGGCGACCAACGCGACCGGCCGCCCGATGAACGTCACGGCGACCGGACGGAACGCGACTATCGTCGGCGAGAACGGGAGCGACAACGGCACCGGACGGCTGGTCGTCGGGTTCACGTGGACGGCGTTCGCGCGGCAGAGCGGCGACCGACTCGTCGTCGGCGACGCGTTCAACACCACCCGAGGCACGTGGCTTCCCCACCTCACCGACGGGCAGACGCTGCTCGTCGAAACCCCGCGGGGGTACACCATCGACACCTCGCCGATCGGCTACACGAATCGTACGCTCCGGTGGAACGGCCCGGAATCGTTCGAACCGGGAGAACCACGGGTGATCTACGAGCGCAGCGGTCCGCCGATCCGGTCACCGAGCGCCAACGGTACCGACGACGGAAGCGGGAACGACGGAAACGGCGGAAGCGACGGCAACGCCGACGGTCCGGGGCCGCTCGCGTCGGTGCCGCCGCTCGTGTTCGGCGCGGGAGCGGTCGTGCTCGGGGCAGGGATCGTGATCGTCGGGATGTACACGTGGACGCGACGCGAGCCGGACGACGATGGACGGTCGGCGGACGGAAGCACGCCCCGCGCACCCGACACGGCCGACGCCGATCCCGAAGCGACGCCAGCCACGGCGGGTGCGGGATCGACAGTAGAACCCGAGACGACCGCGAGCGAACCGCCCGACGACGAACTCCTCTCCGACGAGGAGCGCGTCGAGCGACTCCTCGAACACAACGACGGTCGGATGAAGCAGGCCTCGATCGTCGACGAGACCGGCTGGTCGAACGCGAAGGTGTCCCAGCTCCTGTCGGCGATGGACGATACGGGCAGAATCGAGAAGCTCCGGATCGGCCGGGAGAACCTCATCAGCCTGCCCGATCGCGACGATGAGAGGGTTTGA
- a CDS encoding DUF7096 domain-containing protein, translated as MRRALALALALCCVLAPVALGAPASRPTDGAPVGSAAPQPATDTTSFLRASSGSIETAAHRDAAIDVSGTLAIETTRLDGRFRRQVLDERFSATDSVAARRERIEAVATRIDARIATLTERQATTVTAYNNGSLSGHEFLRDLARIDATAARIEASVGRLAELADQSSIAGLPADSWARNRALRLDPLRGPVRTRIASALRGENTVPVDDDLPSGVAAVGTAREERLAPLLVYVETTPDGVVLATVDDEQYYREAYLPGERNATGDGVGNATDVRDRRAALYPWAENNSEFKSQRTVQRAGISRFRFSHDHGRLTAYLDQDSGEVFAEHQRKTLSRLPTAAPVNTSDESRRLVVNRTHPSGPMEVSLTSESGTPLDGTVRIGNRSIGDTGRDGRLWTVAPRGNVTITARVNGSTMRIETSAAVANRTRLATPVSP; from the coding sequence ATGCGCCGTGCGCTCGCGCTCGCGCTCGCACTCTGCTGTGTCCTCGCGCCGGTCGCGCTCGGGGCTCCGGCCTCGCGGCCGACGGACGGAGCACCCGTCGGCTCGGCCGCACCGCAGCCGGCGACCGACACGACCTCGTTCCTCCGGGCCTCGTCCGGCTCGATCGAGACCGCGGCGCACCGGGATGCCGCGATCGACGTGTCGGGGACGCTCGCGATCGAGACCACGCGCCTCGACGGGCGGTTCCGACGGCAGGTCCTCGACGAGCGGTTCTCGGCCACCGACTCCGTGGCGGCTCGCCGCGAGCGGATCGAGGCGGTCGCCACCCGCATCGACGCGCGGATCGCGACGCTCACCGAGCGCCAGGCCACGACGGTCACGGCGTACAACAACGGTTCGCTGTCCGGCCACGAGTTCCTCCGCGATCTCGCCCGCATCGACGCCACGGCCGCCCGGATCGAGGCGTCGGTCGGTCGTCTCGCCGAGCTCGCGGACCAGTCGTCGATCGCGGGCCTGCCGGCGGACAGCTGGGCGCGGAACCGGGCGCTCCGCCTCGATCCGCTCCGTGGTCCGGTCCGCACGCGTATCGCCAGTGCGCTCCGGGGCGAGAACACGGTTCCCGTCGACGACGACCTCCCCTCCGGCGTCGCCGCGGTCGGCACGGCCCGCGAGGAGCGTCTCGCGCCGCTGCTGGTGTACGTCGAGACGACGCCCGACGGGGTCGTGCTCGCGACCGTCGACGACGAACAGTACTACCGCGAGGCGTACCTGCCTGGCGAGCGAAACGCCACCGGGGACGGCGTCGGCAACGCTACCGACGTGCGCGACCGGCGCGCGGCGCTGTACCCGTGGGCCGAGAACAACTCCGAGTTCAAGAGTCAACGCACCGTCCAGCGTGCGGGCATCTCGCGCTTCCGGTTCTCGCACGATCACGGCCGACTCACGGCGTATCTCGATCAGGATTCGGGCGAGGTGTTCGCCGAACACCAGCGAAAGACCCTCTCGCGACTGCCGACGGCAGCGCCGGTGAACACCAGCGACGAAAGTCGACGGCTCGTCGTCAACCGCACCCACCCGTCCGGCCCGATGGAAGTCTCGCTCACTTCCGAGAGCGGCACACCGCTCGACGGCACCGTCAGAATCGGCAACCGCTCGATCGGCGACACCGGCCGTGACGGTCGGCTGTGGACGGTCGCCCCGCGCGGGAACGTCACGATCACCGCGCGCGTGAACGGTTCGACCATGCGGATCGAGACGAGCGCCGCCGTGGCGAACCGGACGAGACTCGCCACCCCCGTATCGCCGTAG
- a CDS encoding type IV pilin — protein sequence MSRRAVAPVVGVVLMLAVMVALAGVVGVGGQTEDVPTATITAESKDDRNEIFLTHRSGNTLDVTQLTVRIFVDGKPLEHQPDVPFFSETGFVHGTTGPFHPDNDHQWTAGETARFEIASTTNSPQPKAGSRVTVKIYTNGTVVATARV from the coding sequence GTGTCACGCCGTGCAGTCGCCCCGGTGGTCGGCGTCGTCCTCATGCTCGCCGTCATGGTTGCCCTCGCCGGCGTCGTCGGGGTCGGCGGGCAGACGGAGGACGTGCCGACGGCCACGATCACTGCCGAATCCAAAGACGATAGAAATGAGATATTTCTCACACACCGAAGCGGCAATACGCTCGATGTGACTCAACTCACCGTCCGAATCTTCGTCGACGGAAAACCACTCGAACACCAACCTGACGTTCCGTTTTTTAGTGAAACGGGGTTCGTGCATGGAACGACGGGGCCGTTTCATCCGGACAATGACCACCAGTGGACCGCCGGTGAAACTGCCCGTTTCGAAATCGCCAGTACGACGAACTCACCACAACCGAAAGCGGGGTCACGTGTGACTGTAAAAATCTACACCAACGGAACGGTGGTTGCGACGGCGCGAGTGTAG
- a CDS encoding methyltransferase domain-containing protein, whose product MGVLENKSRAQVFYKYLSRVYDGINPFVWNEAMRTEAIELLDPQADDRVLDVGCGTGFATEGLLERTERVHGLDQSRHQLERAWAKFGKTDQIRFYRGDAERLPFADDAFDAVWSSGSIEYWPDPVAALREFRRVVAPGGGVLVVGPDAPDSSVFERVADAIMLFYDEEEADRMFDAAGFERFEHHIQQARPGSPRAITTIAHAPE is encoded by the coding sequence ATGGGAGTGCTCGAAAACAAGTCGCGGGCGCAGGTGTTCTACAAGTACCTCTCGCGGGTCTACGACGGGATCAATCCGTTCGTCTGGAACGAGGCGATGCGGACCGAAGCGATCGAGCTGCTCGACCCTCAGGCGGACGACCGGGTGCTCGACGTGGGCTGTGGCACGGGCTTCGCCACGGAGGGGCTGCTCGAACGCACGGAGCGAGTCCACGGGCTCGATCAGAGCCGTCACCAGCTCGAACGCGCGTGGGCGAAGTTCGGGAAGACCGACCAGATACGGTTCTACCGTGGCGACGCCGAGCGGCTTCCCTTCGCCGACGACGCCTTCGACGCGGTCTGGTCGTCGGGCTCGATCGAGTACTGGCCCGACCCGGTCGCCGCTCTTCGTGAGTTCCGCCGGGTGGTCGCGCCCGGCGGCGGCGTGCTCGTGGTCGGCCCCGACGCGCCGGATTCCTCGGTGTTCGAACGGGTCGCCGACGCGATCATGCTGTTTTACGACGAAGAGGAGGCCGACCGGATGTTCGACGCCGCCGGGTTCGAACGGTTCGAACACCACATCCAGCAGGCGCGACCCGGCAGCCCGCGGGCGATCACGACGATCGCTCACGCTCCCGAGTAG
- the ahaH gene encoding ATP synthase archaeal subunit H, whose translation MARPEVLDRIQAAEREAEEIVESAENDREERIAEAEREAEEIRESAREEANELESERLDAAREEIEAEREAILESGAQEREQLESRARENVDDVADYVVEEFIEEVHA comes from the coding sequence ATGGCGAGGCCAGAGGTTCTCGACCGAATCCAGGCGGCCGAGCGCGAGGCCGAGGAGATCGTCGAATCCGCCGAGAACGACCGTGAGGAGCGCATCGCCGAGGCCGAGCGCGAGGCCGAGGAGATCCGCGAGTCCGCCCGTGAAGAGGCCAACGAACTCGAATCCGAGCGCCTCGATGCGGCGCGCGAGGAGATCGAGGCCGAGCGCGAGGCGATCCTCGAATCGGGTGCACAAGAGCGCGAACAGCTCGAATCGCGCGCGAGGGAGAACGTCGACGACGTGGCCGACTACGTCGTCGAGGAGTTCATCGAGGAAGTGCATGCTTAG